ATTTCATACCGAAGAAAACCATAATCATCAATATGGTTTACGATTAATTGTCCTGCATATTGTGGTGTCGGATTGGATCCTGAAAGTGCAACACCAATTCCTCCAGCATTAAATGCCCCCACGATAGCCATGACTGCTCCAAAGAGCATTTGAGGTTTCATAGAAGGAATGGTAATGTAAAAAATTTCTTGTAACCTATTTTTAATTCCATCGATATAAGCGGCTTCATACATTTCTTTATTTACATTTAAAATACCTGCAAGCATCGATAAAAATCCGATACCCATCGAAGACCAAAGTGTTACAAATATCATAATGTTCATTAAATAATTTCCGGATTGTAAAAAATCAAGAGGGGTATTAATAACACCGATATTCAGTAAAATGGAATTGATGTACCCAGATTTATCTCCACTAAACAACGTTCGAAAGATGACACCAATAAAAACGCCACCTAACATAGAAGGGGTATACAATGCTAACGCTAAAATTTTTCTTGGAGTTGCTTGAATTTGTGATAGCATCCAAGCCATGATAAACGATAGCAAATATCCTCCAGGTCCGGTAATTATGGCATATTTTAACGTGTTTGGAAGTACATAGCGAAGAAATACTTCATCTTGCGTTAAAATCATTACATAATTATAAAGTCCAGACATTCCAGCAATGCTTGGCATTTCGATTACATTAAAATAAGTAAACGATAAGAAAAATGCTACAAGGACTGGGATGATAATAAAAAGAGTAAATAACAAAATATAAGGAGCTAAAAGCAATACAGTAGATGCTTTATCTTTATCGATTTTATTAACGGATGGTTTCACTTTGTTTTCATAAAAACGCCTAATTTTTCTCAAAGGAGTTCCGTTTTTAACAACCCGTTCACTCATATCATTCACCGCCTTCTGCAAAATAGTTTTCTATTTGTTCTAGAATCCAAGCGGTATCACGAATGGTATAAGGGACTAGTATGTTTCCATTCGAATCGATATACCCAAATTCCACCATTTTTTTTGTAATCTCTCGATTTATTTTTAATACTTGATCATCGATGGCAACTCGAATGGAGGTTCCATCAAACGTAACGGTATTCCAAATATCGGACAATCCGCGTTCTAACATGTATTGTCCTGGCGTTCTTGGAACATCCACAAGCCAAGTAACTTGTTCTAAGATAACTGCTTTATCTGCAGAATCAATTGGTGAATTTGCAACAGCTTCAATGTTTCCAGATAACCATACATATTCTGGCCCATAAGTTGATTGAAGTGCAAATGCAAACTCAGTTTGTGTTTCTGTAGATAACCACCACTTCATGAATTCCCAACTGTCTGACAGTTTTTGAGTATCTTCATTCTTAAACATAATTGCACTTGTTCCATTGGCGATATACCATCTTTGAACATCGCCGTTTTCATCTTCAATTCCAGGGTAGAGAGCTAGTGCCCATTGACCTGTTAATTCTGGTGCTGCATTCTTAAGAGTTAAATACGTATTAAAATCGATAATTCCAATAGGAAGCGTATTGTATCTAAAAGAATTATAAAAGCTAGCAACATAAGAAGGCAAACTATATGTCGTATACAAATCCGATAATAATTTTAATCCGTTGTATGACTGCTCAGAATTTATTGAAGTGGATAATCCATCTTCATTGTAAATAGAACCTCCGCTTTGATAAATCAAAGCTGATGTTTGGTAAAACCATTTTAAACTGGTTCCTCCACTTGTTGGATAGAAAAAATTCATTCCATATCGTTGTAAAGTTGGAAGCATATCGATTACATCTTCCCAAGTACTAGGAATTGATAACCCTAAAGCATTCATCGTATCAATTCGATACGCTAAAGCATGAAATTCTAGTGTTTCTGGAATAGCATATACTTTGTCTTCTAGCACATATGGAATAAATGCACCTGGACTAAATTCGCTTGCTACTTCCCAAAAATCAGAAAATTCTGATAAATCTTGAAGCGCACCACGAATGGCTAAATCAAAAGGCATATAAGATGGTAGTCCTAAAGCAACGTCAGGAGTTTGATTTGCAGCATTTGCTAAAATTAATTTATTTGCATCAGGCATAATAGATATTTTAATTTGAATGTCAGTACCTGAAAAAGCTTTATCTGCCATTTTTTGCATTAAATCGACATAAATGAGCGAGCGACTCACCCAAATATTTACAGCTTCTGGATTGTTTTCAGTAATGTATTTTTTTTCGGTAAATGATGCGGTAAACGTACGAATACCACTTCCTAATTTTTGAATAAAATTCGCATTAGGAGAATCTAATTCATTATCGTTATAAATGGTAAATCCATCAAGATAAAGAGGTTGTTTTGAAATCATTGTTAACGAATCTCCAAGCATTTGTGTAACAGATCCGGTTCCACTGTAAAGAGAATCCAAATAAAGTGGAATTTTGTCAGGCTCTTCTACTATGACTTCAAGAGCACTTACCGCCGTTTTCAAATAAGCTAATGTAGCTGATAAATCAGATTGGTTTGAATACTTGCTTAAAGTGACGACTGCTCGTTTAATGATGGTTTCATACGCCCTTAGATAGCTTTCAGTTTCAGGGATATAATTTGTAAATTGCCATTTGCGGTCTGCATCAATATTCACTCCTGTAATTTTAAGAATATTCAGGGCAAAAGCATTGATGTGGTCCACTAACAATTGAATATTTCTTAATTCTTCTGAAAGAGAATCGGTTTCAACTCTAAAAGCGATTTGATGAACTCCTTCTTCTAAGTAAATATCAAATGGGGTTTCGTCCGTTCCAAGAACTTCATTTGCCCAAGTGTTTTGACCGGTCACTTTAAATTCATAAGATTCAAACGCATCAAACGGAATTTCTCCATCAATGTAAATGGAACGAAAAACACTAAATTCATCTTTATCATTTAAGTAATGTAAATTTAAGTGGTATAGCCCTGTTTCGCTGACTGTAAAAGAGTAGGTTACTTCTTGGCCTGAGCGATACCAAGCTGCTCCGTTGATTACATTTAATTTTTTATCAATAGAATCAAAAGGAGAAACAGATGGAGATTGGAAGGAATATAATCTGACATAAGATGAGTTTTTGTCTACATATTCTGTCGCATCGATGTTTAAAATTGTTTCGGGATGATTTTCAGAAACATATAAAGTACTATAAGCTTCATAAGATGGAACTACTTTTGGACTTACAACTTGTAAATCTCCAAAAAGAACGGCTCCTGATATTACATTTTCAAAAGTAATGGTATTATTCCCTTCTTCAAAATAAAAAAGCAGTGGTTCAGTGGTCGTATACGTATTATTATAAAGTGGGAGTGTTTTCCACTCTAAAACTCTTAGTTGATTTGGTAAGGATTCATCTCCGTAGGTATCAAGTGAAAATTCTTTTGACTCATCTTCCCATATCAGTGGCACATCAACGATTTGTGCATCATCGAACTCAATTTCGTCATTTATTTTAACGGAAATAGTCAGATTATTCAAAACAGATTCTTTGACGTAATAATCAACGTAAATATAATACAAACCGGCTTGATCAATTGAAACTTGATAATTAACAATATTGGCTTCTTCAAGGTCGATTGCTTTGTTCCCTTGATAATCAAAATTTGAAGTAGCAGCTGCTCCTAACAAAGTTGCATCATAATCTTCAAGTCCATATTGAATTTGAAACTCTTCGAGAAAACTAATATATGAATATCTTGTTATGTAATCGGAAGATCCTTTAATAACATTTAAAGCATCTTCATACATTGTATCTGTGATTTCTTCATTCCAACTATCATAATCAGATTGCAAAAAAGGATTGTCAAAAACAAAAACAAATGCAATGACAATTAGTAAAATAATGATGATAGGTTTTATGAATTTTTTTAACTTCATATGAGTTCCTCCAAAAGCACTAATTTTATTTTATTTTCACGTATGTAAACCGTAACATACGATTTAATTATATCATAAATCATAAAATAGTGTCTATATTAATAAACAGTTTTAAAAAAATAAAAGGTGTGTTTACACACACCTTTTTTTTGATTTATTCGAAATCGGATGAAGAATACCCATAATAAGTTTGAAGTGCAATCTTAATATCATCAAACGCTGTAACCAAGCGCTGATTTGCTAGGTCATTCCATGTAGGAAGTAAGGATTGAATGGTAGATGTAAAGTCTGTATCAAATTTTGTTTTATCTCCATTTACCTCTGCCAAATAGTAGTGTAACCATTCGTATAAAATAGCTCGACTTGATCCTTCAAAAGAATAGTTCCAAGGGAAGGCTTTATCTGAGATATCCCAGAACTGTCCTTCAAGATATAATCTTAATACTTCTTGGAATCCTGGCATTAAATAATCTCCATCGTCATTGGTTGCGCCAAATCGAATGTGTTTTGTTGGTGTATACCAATAAGCCATTTGATCATCAAACATTGCTCCAGTAACAATTGGAAGAGAGTCGTTTAATGCTGAAGAATACGCATCTGAAGTTTCATCATAAAATAATTGATTAGCTCTTGCTTCGAAAGAACGGCTATCTGCAGCCCAGAATATAGCAAATGTGTAAGCAATTTGAATCTTTAATTCTTCTTCTGGAGTACACTCAATCGTTGCCCCTTCTAAACAATAATTATAAACAGCCATAGGATCTAAAACGATTCCTATTGTTGTATCTTGATATTCTGTTGCAGGTCTTGGATAAATATCCCAATCATTGATATTACATACTGCCCACCAATCAGGATCGGTTTCAGCACAGTCACCCATCATCCATGGTTGACCATCAAACGTTAAAAGACCACCAGTTCTAAAGATATCATAATCCCACCAACCGGTTCCAGCAATATAAGTTGCGACTGGACCAGATCCATCAGGAGTAATTAACATTTCTTGATCATATCGTCCCCAAAGAGTACCGTCTACCCATTCGTGAATGTAGCCTATCATATCTCTGACTTCTCCAGAGTTCATATTAATAAATGTATCTCCAGAAGTGTAGCTTGCAAGAGAGGCATACATTGTAGTTGTTCCTGTTGAAATAAAGGAAAGCGGAGTATCCATTGCTCCAAAATAAATAGAATCTGGTTCAAGTGAATAATGTGAAGCAAAATCGGTATATTCATCGATATCCCAATCATAACTTGGCATTTCTATTCCGTTCGTATCCGCAAGTGATTTATTCACGTAAACTCCCCAAGGAAGAATATATTGTGGAAGTCCAGCTTGGAATCCGTAATAATTCATCATTTCCATTGCACTTGGATTTAAAGCTTCATATAAAGGATCATCTTCAAAACGAGTAAGATCGGCAACGATTCCTTTTTCAAGGTCGCTGTATAATCCCATGGACGCCCAAACTGCTGGAAAACGTCCTTCGTCATCTTTATAAGTTTCTAAGGTTTGGCTCCAATTATCTGGGCCTCCTGTTTTAAAATATCCGTTAATAACAATGTTTGGATAAATTTCATTAAATGCTTTGGCAACCGCATATGCTGCCGCATCATTTTGAGCAGGCAAATCAATTGCATCATAAGTTTGATGTCCTAAATCATAATATTGTTGACCAGACCCACTCCATAAAACGATATCTATTTCTCCGACAACGTTTTTATCAAGTCCTGTGTCAGATTCAATATTTGTTAATTCAGTAGTAGTTTCTTCAGATGTAGTTTGAGTAGTGGTTGTAGTGGTCGTAACTTCTCCACAACCAACTAAAACCAACAAAAAAGCCGATACTACAAAAACCATTAAAAACTTTTTCATTATTTTCCTCCTATATTTTTATTATACACGAATTATTTTATCATATCAGTAAAGCGTTTTCAACACTTTTTATGTAATTGGTTACATATTTTTTTCATCGATAGTCTTTTTGTGATTAAGTTTCATTATTTAATCATAATCATTTTCAGTCATTCTAACTTTTTTTGAATGAATAAAAACCTTCCTTTATCAATTCTTTTCAATACTCGTTCGCGAGGTTTTTCTCGTCTTCCTCATAAAATATTGATGATTTATTTTACTTCAAATGTAAAATGATTATGCCAATAAAGTCTATCTCAATCTTACATTACTAATCACTATTCTTCTTTGTATGAAAGTCCAAATCCAAAAGCAAATTCGACGACGGTTGGATCATAATTTAATGAATTGCTATTCATACCAACACCCGACAATGTTTTTGGCCAAGTGACGGGTAATTTACCAGAAAAATCATAGTCTCCATATAATACATCTGCTATGCCAAGCCCCGCTTCTGACCCAGGAAGCCAACAAGCAACAACAGCATCAAAAAACGGTAAATAGTTATTGATAATTAAAGGGCGTCCGGTTATTAACAAAGCAATAACAGTTTTTCCTTGGCTTTTAGCTTGCAATGCTTCATCTAACAAAGCTGCATTTTGACTACAAGCAGTTGGCCCTGTAAGCGTTAAAGTATCGTTATCTCCGCTAAATTCAGCGTATGGATTTTCTGATAAAACAACTACAACAGTATCTGCATCTTCTGTATTATCATAAACAGATCCGCTTGTACCTGAAACCGCTTGCCTCATTCCCGAAAGAATTGTGGTTCCTTTAGTCAACCTTGAGGCGTCATCTCCTTGCCAAGAAATGGTCCAGCCTCCTGATTGAATTCCAATATTGTCTGCTCCCTCACCTATTACTGCTACATCTTGATCTTTTGATAAAGGAAGTGCATTATTATCATTTTTAAGTAAAACAAGTGATTTTCTTACGGCTTCTCTTGCTACTTCTTTATTTTCGGTGGTATAAAAATTACCATCGTAGGTTAATCTATAAAAATCACCAGTTGTTTCGTCGTAAAATTCTTCTTCAAATAAACCCATTTTGTATTTAACAATTAAGATTCTTCTAACCGCATCGTTAATTCTTTCTTCTAAAATATCTCCATTAGCCACAGCTAATAAAATAGTTTCAATGGCGCTTTTCCAATCATAAGGTTCCATTAACATATCAATTCCTGCATTGATAGAAGAAACGAGTTTGTCATAATACTCTCCTGGCAATTGATGAATAGCGTTGTAATCAGAAATAACAAATCCTTCAAAGTTCATTTCGTCTTTTAGTACTTCTTGAATCCAGTATTTACTTTGGTGCATTTTTTCTCCATTAATTGAGCTGTAAGAAACCATTATGGTGTAAACACCTGCATTGATTGCTGCATAATAGGGTTGTAAGTGAATATCTCTTATTTGTTCTTGGGTTAAAGTAGCGTCTCCTTGATCCTGACCATCGTCTGTTGCGCCATCTGCTAAAAAATGTTTTGCTGTTGAGGCAACACAATAAGATTGAAGTCCGTTAATATAAGGTTCAGCTAAATTAGACACCAATTCATACTTTTCACCAAAAGATTCATAACTTCTTCCCCATGAAATATCTTGAACAATACTAACCGCTGGAGCAAAGGTATAATTGATTCCTGTTACTCGTACTTCTCTTGCGGTTATGATTCCAATTTTTTCCATTAAATCTGGATCATTTGCAGCTCCAAGACCTATATTATGAGGAAAAATAGTTGCGCCATAGACATTATTATGTCCATGAACTGCGTCCACTCCATACATGATGGGAATTTGTGAAGAAGACGTTCTCATTGCGGTTTGATATCCTTTATACATTAAATACCAGTGATATGCATCATTTGTATCCGGAGAGGATCCTCCTCCGCTTAATACAGATCCTAAATTGTAGGTTTTTGCATCAAGAGAGGAAGCTCCATTTTTTTCAGCTTGTAACATTTGACCGACTTTTTCATCTAAATCAAGACTTTCAAGTAAATCATCAATAAAAGCATAATCTACTTCTAAATCATCGCAATAAGATCCTTCATAGTTTACTTCTGCTATGTTTGTCAAAAAAGAGGTCGTAGTTGATTCAGTAATTGAAGTTGTCGTAGATAATGTTTCAGAAGATGTGATTGAAACAGTGGTTGAAGTGGAAGTCAAACTCTTTTGACATCCCACTATAAATAAAAATAATAATAGTACAATGATCACTACACTTTTTTTCATCATAGTCCTCTCATTCTAGCTTGGTTTTGTCCAAGTAATAGTAGTTAAGCTATTGCTTGGAAGTACAATTAAAAAAGTATTATTTTGCCAAACAATGGAAGTCGTTTTTTGAGGCCCATCATTAAATACTACTAAAGTAATTTTTTTGTTTTCATCAACAAAGCCTGAAACTAAAAGAGAAGAATTATTCGACGAAGTCAAAATTCTTTTAGCTCCTGATAGAATATCTTTCGAAAAATGGGCACTCACATATCCGTCTGCCTCAAGAGTATATCCTGACTCCTGATTTAAAGGAACGCTTATTAATCCAGTACATGTATCGCATCCACCTAAGTGGGTTAATCCTTCTGGATCTAAAGCCAAATTCCAGTAAGTTGTTCCTACTGCTCCTAAATTATAGGCCGAAGTATACATTCTTCTTATAGACCATTCAATATTATTTTCTCTATTTTGATAAGTCGTTGTCGCAGTACATTCTGTCATAAACACTTCTACTTCGGGGTTATTTGTACTTAAATAGGTAAGATAATCTTTCATATCTTGTTCATCGCCTGTATAACAATGAACTCCAATTGCATCTATAAAAGAAGCCGTTGCATCATTTAGCAATACTCGTACAGGAAAATCAATTAAATTCCCTGAATTATCCTCTGGATTGTGATCCCAAATCATTAATTTGGTTTGCAATTCATTTTCAACTAATTTTGGGCCTAAAAAATCACGAATAAATATTTTAGTTGTATCAATTGTCCAAGTCATACCAGGATAATCAACTGCTGCATAATATGGTTCGTTTTGGATAGAAAGGTAATGAATATCAATTCCTTCTTCTTGCATTGTAATAATATATTTTACAAGATAGTTTGCGTATGCATTAAAATAATCTGTTCTTAAAGTTCCTCCATATAAACTTTTATTGTTTTTCATCCAAGCAGGAGCGCTCCAAGGAGCGGCAATAAAGACGATATCTGGATTTATTGCTAGAGCTTCTTGTAAAAGATCAATGATGATTCGATCATTTTCAATTGAAAAATAATCTAATGTTAAATCTTCAACATTGGAAGGAGTATCATCATAGGTATAATGCCCCATTTCACTTGCCACAAAATCACTTGCGCCAATCGTTAATCTTATCAATTGAAGATGAAGTCCTTCTTCGCTAAATAAATAATGGATGATTTCATTTCGGTCTGGTGATTCACTAATAACATAGGCACTTGAATAAGTCAAAGCAGCACCGGCTCCATAATAAGTTTGATAACTGATTAAATCATCAACCGAAATGGAAGCGGGAGCACTATTTTCAGAATCCCAAGAAGATATCGAATCTGAAATATCAGATAACTCTAAAAGGTTATTGGAAGAATAAGCCTTAACTTCAATGGAAGAAAAATCAATGGTTTCGGTTGAAGAAATTGTTTCTGTTGAAGTAGAAATATCTGTTTCAGATACGGTTGTAAGTGATGTTGTTGTTTCAATAGAAGTTCTTTCTTCGCAAGCAAAAACAGAAAAGCCAAAAAATAATAGTGTAAAAACTACTAAAAATTTCTTCACAATTGAATAATTCCCCTTTCAACTAATGCTCTGAAATTCCATCCGCTGTTGAAATCTGAAATTTTATATGACCAAAAAACCCAACCAGTAACACTCTCATAAGCTTTTAATTGGTTGGTCGAGTAGGAAGTTTCAAACATTTCTCTTGGACCATCAAATTCCATTCTTCTTGCTCCAAGACTCCACTCTCCAATGATTACTGGTACTATTTTTTCCATTTTTTCTAATTTCGTTTGAACAAAAAACGGATGATTGAGAAATGTTGTTGTATCAATTCGATCAAAGTATTCATCAAAACACTGATAAATATGTGTGTCAAAATATACATTTTCAAAATGATTATCTAAGAAAAAATCGTTCCATTCAGAAAAGCGAAATGCATCGTGAAAAACAAGTCCGATGTTAGGACTTAAGATTTTTCT
The sequence above is drawn from the Bacillota bacterium genome and encodes:
- a CDS encoding sugar ABC transporter permease, with the translated sequence MSERVVKNGTPLRKIRRFYENKVKPSVNKIDKDKASTVLLLAPYILLFTLFIIIPVLVAFFLSFTYFNVIEMPSIAGMSGLYNYVMILTQDEVFLRYVLPNTLKYAIITGPGGYLLSFIMAWMLSQIQATPRKILALALYTPSMLGGVFIGVIFRTLFSGDKSGYINSILLNIGVINTPLDFLQSGNYLMNIMIFVTLWSSMGIGFLSMLAGILNVNKEMYEAAYIDGIKNRLQEIFYITIPSMKPQMLFGAVMAIVGAFNAGGIGVALSGSNPTPQYAGQLIVNHIDDYGFLRYEMGYAAALSVILLIIILLFSRVAYSLFGERD
- a CDS encoding extracellular solute-binding protein → MKLKKFIKPIIIILLIVIAFVFVFDNPFLQSDYDSWNEEITDTMYEDALNVIKGSSDYITRYSYISFLEEFQIQYGLEDYDATLLGAAATSNFDYQGNKAIDLEEANIVNYQVSIDQAGLYYIYVDYYVKESVLNNLTISVKINDEIEFDDAQIVDVPLIWEDESKEFSLDTYGDESLPNQLRVLEWKTLPLYNNTYTTTEPLLFYFEEGNNTITFENVISGAVLFGDLQVVSPKVVPSYEAYSTLYVSENHPETILNIDATEYVDKNSSYVRLYSFQSPSVSPFDSIDKKLNVINGAAWYRSGQEVTYSFTVSETGLYHLNLHYLNDKDEFSVFRSIYIDGEIPFDAFESYEFKVTGQNTWANEVLGTDETPFDIYLEEGVHQIAFRVETDSLSEELRNIQLLVDHINAFALNILKITGVNIDADRKWQFTNYIPETESYLRAYETIIKRAVVTLSKYSNQSDLSATLAYLKTAVSALEVIVEEPDKIPLYLDSLYSGTGSVTQMLGDSLTMISKQPLYLDGFTIYNDNELDSPNANFIQKLGSGIRTFTASFTEKKYITENNPEAVNIWVSRSLIYVDLMQKMADKAFSGTDIQIKISIMPDANKLILANAANQTPDVALGLPSYMPFDLAIRGALQDLSEFSDFWEVASEFSPGAFIPYVLEDKVYAIPETLEFHALAYRIDTMNALGLSIPSTWEDVIDMLPTLQRYGMNFFYPTSGGTSLKWFYQTSALIYQSGGSIYNEDGLSTSINSEQSYNGLKLLSDLYTTYSLPSYVASFYNSFRYNTLPIGIIDFNTYLTLKNAAPELTGQWALALYPGIEDENGDVQRWYIANGTSAIMFKNEDTQKLSDSWEFMKWWLSTETQTEFAFALQSTYGPEYVWLSGNIEAVANSPIDSADKAVILEQVTWLVDVPRTPGQYMLERGLSDIWNTVTFDGTSIRVAIDDQVLKINREITKKMVEFGYIDSNGNILVPYTIRDTAWILEQIENYFAEGGE
- a CDS encoding glycoside hydrolase family 3 protein: MKKSVVIIVLLLFLFIVGCQKSLTSTSTTVSITSSETLSTTTSITESTTTSFLTNIAEVNYEGSYCDDLEVDYAFIDDLLESLDLDEKVGQMLQAEKNGASSLDAKTYNLGSVLSGGGSSPDTNDAYHWYLMYKGYQTAMRTSSSQIPIMYGVDAVHGHNNVYGATIFPHNIGLGAANDPDLMEKIGIITAREVRVTGINYTFAPAVSIVQDISWGRSYESFGEKYELVSNLAEPYINGLQSYCVASTAKHFLADGATDDGQDQGDATLTQEQIRDIHLQPYYAAINAGVYTIMVSYSSINGEKMHQSKYWIQEVLKDEMNFEGFVISDYNAIHQLPGEYYDKLVSSINAGIDMLMEPYDWKSAIETILLAVANGDILEERINDAVRRILIVKYKMGLFEEEFYDETTGDFYRLTYDGNFYTTENKEVAREAVRKSLVLLKNDNNALPLSKDQDVAVIGEGADNIGIQSGGWTISWQGDDASRLTKGTTILSGMRQAVSGTSGSVYDNTEDADTVVVVLSENPYAEFSGDNDTLTLTGPTACSQNAALLDEALQAKSQGKTVIALLITGRPLIINNYLPFFDAVVACWLPGSEAGLGIADVLYGDYDFSGKLPVTWPKTLSGVGMNSNSLNYDPTVVEFAFGFGLSYKEE